From one Cyanobacterium stanieri PCC 7202 genomic stretch:
- a CDS encoding integral membrane sensor hybrid histidine kinase (PFAM: HAMP domain; Histidine kinase-, DNA gyrase B-, and HSP90-like ATPase; Response regulator receiver domain; His Kinase A (phosphoacceptor) domain~COGs: COG0642 Signal transduction histidine kinase~InterProIPR003660:IPR003661:IPR003594:IPR001789:IPR 005467:IPR004358~KEGG: amr:AM1_1870 two-component hybrid sensor and regulator histidine kinase~PFAM: ATP-binding region ATPase domain protein; histidine kinase A domain protein; histidine kinase HAMP region domain protein; response regulator receiver~SMART: ATP-binding region ATPase domain protein; histidine kinase A domain protein; response regulator receiver~SPTR: Sensor protein): MYLSKKLKNRISLTLKEQLGLCFGVTICTLAIILSWVVGERAKNEVMESDWLMLEQLSDSLVYSFDRGMFERYIEIDNIASLDEFRDSSLDLNYRRSVLERLQDNYPNYVWIAFAGVDGQVQVATEGLLEGESVLDRPWFDKALLSPYVGSVREANILAQVLPPLPDGKPLNVLDVAYPVYDEDGEVLGILIAYVNWNWIQEVKEALLANIPEDQEVEFLITNGNGLILFDSGGQEEGKNINYLLNDLQQSPTGSEIRPFNGEDYLMVYTQDQGFLSYPGLDFHIIVKQPEMIAFQAANELRNGVLGWGFGAAVVFSAVGWAIAHYFTKPLLKIADQANQIEQGDRTLAIFKEKQYQTLEKNPRNEIKLLSSSLAKVLKTLINQENNLKKINQELENKIQARTEELKSAKEIAESANRAKSIFLSNMSHELRTPLNAILGFSQLMQDDPHLTPEYREDLNIIVHSGEHLLSLINEVLELSKIEAGQITFNKTAFKLEDLLYSLKSMLQIKATEKNIQLIFDIDPHIPNLIITDERKLRQILLNLISNSLKFTQEGSVSIAARQGEDNKLIFSVIDTGFGMTQEELEKLFTPFFQSESGIKSKEGTGLGLTISRQFVNLMGGSIQAESEKYKGTKFTFSIKFTPLEDATDDNQINSNQKRIIGLAHGTPEYRILIVDDQKENRVLLHKLLEPLGFKTNQANNGQMAVEIAQQWQPHLILMDIGMPVMDGYQATKLIRQNHSHIKPIIIAVTAHAFMEEKTVILESGCDDVISKPFVTRFLLDKLRHFLHLEYIYQDDPLKDTVDNTMSSSLATNRNLTILVAEDNRVNQKLIVNLLGKLGYEIDVANNGVEVLEKLTAQKYDVIFMDVEMPEMDGVTATKKIREIYPPSQQPIIVAMTAHDDNDSREMFENIGMKYYLPKPIKLPELKSILMSVSEKQ, encoded by the coding sequence ATGTATTTAAGCAAGAAGTTAAAAAACCGAATTAGTCTGACTCTAAAAGAACAGTTGGGATTATGTTTTGGGGTAACAATTTGTACTCTGGCGATTATTCTTAGCTGGGTGGTGGGAGAAAGGGCGAAAAATGAAGTGATGGAGTCTGACTGGTTGATGTTAGAGCAACTCAGCGATAGCTTGGTGTATTCTTTTGATCGGGGAATGTTTGAAAGATATATTGAGATTGATAATATTGCCAGTTTGGATGAGTTTCGGGATTCTTCATTAGATCTAAATTATCGTCGTTCTGTGTTGGAGAGGTTGCAGGATAACTATCCTAATTATGTCTGGATTGCTTTTGCAGGGGTAGATGGACAGGTGCAGGTGGCGACGGAGGGATTATTAGAAGGGGAGTCGGTTTTAGATCGCCCTTGGTTCGATAAGGCTTTGCTAAGTCCGTATGTGGGTAGTGTGAGGGAGGCTAATATTTTGGCTCAAGTGCTTCCGCCTCTGCCTGATGGTAAGCCTCTTAATGTCTTGGATGTGGCTTATCCTGTATATGACGAAGATGGTGAGGTGTTGGGTATTCTCATTGCCTATGTAAATTGGAATTGGATTCAAGAGGTTAAGGAGGCTTTATTGGCGAATATACCAGAGGATCAAGAAGTTGAATTTTTGATTACCAATGGTAATGGTTTAATTTTGTTTGATTCTGGGGGGCAGGAGGAGGGTAAAAATATAAATTATTTACTTAATGATTTACAGCAATCTCCTACGGGGTCTGAGATACGACCTTTTAATGGTGAAGATTATTTGATGGTCTATACTCAGGATCAGGGTTTTTTGAGTTATCCAGGGTTAGATTTTCATATTATTGTTAAGCAACCTGAAATGATTGCTTTTCAGGCCGCCAATGAGTTACGAAATGGAGTATTGGGTTGGGGATTTGGGGCTGCAGTGGTCTTTTCGGCGGTGGGTTGGGCGATCGCCCATTACTTTACCAAACCCCTTCTAAAGATAGCAGATCAGGCGAATCAAATCGAGCAGGGCGATCGCACCTTAGCCATTTTTAAAGAAAAACAATATCAAACCCTCGAAAAAAATCCCAGAAACGAGATCAAACTACTATCATCGAGTCTGGCAAAAGTCCTCAAAACCTTGATCAATCAAGAAAATAACCTCAAAAAAATTAACCAAGAACTAGAAAACAAAATCCAAGCCAGAACAGAAGAACTAAAAAGCGCCAAAGAAATCGCCGAAAGTGCCAACCGAGCAAAAAGCATTTTCTTATCCAACATGAGCCACGAACTGAGAACCCCCTTAAACGCTATTTTGGGCTTTTCTCAACTCATGCAAGATGATCCCCATTTAACCCCAGAATATCGAGAAGATTTGAACATAATTGTCCATAGTGGAGAACATTTATTATCATTAATTAACGAAGTATTAGAACTATCAAAAATTGAAGCAGGACAAATTACATTTAATAAAACCGCCTTCAAATTAGAAGACTTATTATATTCCCTAAAATCCATGTTGCAAATAAAAGCAACAGAGAAAAATATTCAATTAATTTTCGATATTGACCCTCATATACCCAACTTAATTATTACCGATGAAAGAAAACTAAGACAGATATTACTAAACCTCATCAGTAACTCCCTAAAATTTACCCAAGAAGGTAGTGTAAGCATTGCAGCCCGTCAAGGAGAAGATAATAAACTCATTTTTTCTGTCATCGATACGGGGTTTGGTATGACCCAAGAAGAATTAGAAAAATTATTTACCCCTTTTTTCCAAAGCGAATCGGGCATAAAATCCAAAGAAGGTACAGGACTAGGATTAACCATTTCTCGTCAATTTGTTAATTTAATGGGTGGTTCCATCCAAGCCGAAAGCGAAAAATATAAAGGTACAAAATTCACCTTTTCTATCAAATTTACACCCCTAGAAGATGCTACCGATGATAATCAAATAAACTCTAATCAGAAAAGGATAATTGGACTAGCCCATGGTACCCCCGAATACCGTATTTTAATAGTCGATGATCAAAAAGAAAATAGAGTTTTATTGCATAAACTGTTAGAACCTTTAGGGTTTAAAACCAACCAAGCTAATAATGGTCAAATGGCAGTAGAAATAGCCCAACAATGGCAGCCCCATTTAATTTTGATGGATATAGGAATGCCCGTGATGGATGGTTATCAAGCCACCAAATTGATTCGCCAAAACCATAGCCACATAAAACCCATTATCATCGCCGTCACCGCCCATGCCTTCATGGAAGAAAAAACCGTTATCTTAGAGTCAGGTTGTGATGATGTGATCAGTAAACCCTTTGTAACTCGCTTTTTGTTAGACAAATTACGACATTTTCTCCATCTCGAATATATCTATCAAGATGATCCCCTCAAAGATACCGTAGATAATACCATGTCATCTAGTTTGGCAACTAATCGCAACCTAACCATCTTAGTGGCAGAGGATAATCGAGTCAATCAAAAATTGATTGTGAATCTACTTGGTAAACTCGGCTATGAAATAGATGTAGCCAATAATGGGGTTGAAGTATTAGAAAAACTGACTGCACAAAAATATGACGTAATATTTATGGATGTAGAAATGCCCGAAATGGATGGAGTTACTGCCACGAAAAAAATTAGGGAAATTTATCCTCCATCCCAACAGCCCATTATCGTAGCGATGACAGCCCATGATGACAATGATAGTAGAGAAATGTTTGAAAACATCGGCATGAAATATTATCTACCCAAACCCATCAAACTCCCTGAATTAAAATCCATTTTGATGAGTGTCAGCGAAAAACAGTAA
- a CDS encoding LOR/SDH bifunctional protein conserved domain protein (PFAM: LOR/SDH bifunctional enzyme conserved region; Amidinotransferase~TIGRFAM: TIGR00300 family protein~COGs: COG1915 conserved hypothetical protein~InterPro IPR005239:IPR003198:IPR007545~KEGG: cyh:Cyan8802_3360 LOR/SDH bifunctional protein conserved domain protein~PFAM: LOR/SDH bifunctional protein conserved domain protein; amidinotransferase~SPTR: LOR/SDH bifunctional protein conserved domain protein), which yields MSDNIRILMCAPDHYDVDYVINPWMEGNIHKSSQQKAVEQWQNLYNIIKQYATVDLVKPEKGVPDMVFTANAGLVLGDNVVLSRFYHPERQGEEPYFKAWFEQNGFTVYELPKDLPFEGAGDALFDREGRWLWAGYGFRSELDSHPYIARWLDTEVLSLRLIDNRFYHLDTCFCPLSNGYLLYYPEAFDSYSNRLIEMRVPEDKRIVVEEPDAVNFACNAVNVHDVVIMNKISQDLEQRITEKGFKVVQTSLTEFLKAGGAAKCLTLRVTEPILEDVHANDYVETRVIKMEGHLLDSGMMNRALDLIVHEGGSFKVLNFNLGIERQSPSCAEVRISAPSKDVMEDIVSQLIDLGAVSPPEVESDANLQTVIKEGVSPDDFYVTTIYPTQVRVNGNWVKVINQRMDGAIVVSEENSNITASCKLLRDLEVGEQVVVGVEGIRTIRAPQSREQRNKPQEFSFMSGGVSSERRVELLVEQIAWEMRHIRDQGGKVTVVAGPVVIHTGGAEHLSKLIKDGYVQCLLGGNAIAVHDMEQAMMGTSLGVDMGKGIPVSGGHRHHLKVINMVRRAGSIAQAVEQGLITKGVMYQCVKNNVPFCLAGSIRDDGPLPDTEMDLIKAQTEYSRLVQGSNMILMLSTMLHSIGVGNMTPAGVKMVCVDINPAVVTKLSDRGSVESVGIVTDVGLFLSLLVQQLDKLTNRYQVAETV from the coding sequence ATGAGTGACAATATTCGGATCTTAATGTGCGCTCCAGATCATTATGATGTTGATTATGTGATTAACCCTTGGATGGAGGGAAACATCCATAAATCCAGTCAACAGAAAGCCGTTGAGCAATGGCAGAATTTGTATAATATCATTAAACAATATGCCACGGTGGATTTAGTTAAACCAGAAAAGGGTGTCCCTGATATGGTATTTACGGCTAATGCAGGACTCGTCTTGGGGGATAATGTGGTTTTAAGTCGTTTTTATCATCCCGAAAGACAGGGAGAAGAACCTTATTTCAAGGCTTGGTTTGAGCAAAATGGTTTTACTGTCTATGAGTTGCCCAAGGATTTACCCTTTGAGGGGGCAGGAGATGCCCTCTTTGATAGGGAAGGGCGTTGGTTATGGGCTGGGTATGGTTTCCGCTCGGAGTTGGATTCTCATCCTTATATCGCCCGTTGGTTGGATACGGAGGTTTTATCTCTTCGGTTGATTGATAATCGTTTTTACCATTTGGATACTTGTTTTTGTCCTCTGAGTAATGGTTATTTACTATATTATCCCGAGGCGTTTGATAGTTATTCTAATCGTTTGATTGAGATGCGAGTGCCAGAGGATAAACGCATTGTGGTAGAGGAACCTGATGCGGTGAATTTTGCTTGTAATGCGGTTAATGTTCATGATGTGGTAATCATGAATAAGATTAGTCAAGATTTGGAGCAACGCATCACGGAAAAGGGTTTTAAGGTTGTCCAAACTTCTTTGACGGAATTTTTGAAGGCAGGGGGTGCGGCGAAATGTCTGACTCTGCGCGTTACTGAACCTATTTTGGAGGATGTCCATGCCAATGATTATGTAGAAACGAGAGTAATCAAGATGGAGGGGCATCTTCTTGATAGTGGCATGATGAATCGTGCTTTAGATTTGATTGTCCATGAGGGGGGCAGTTTTAAGGTTCTTAATTTCAATCTGGGTATTGAGAGACAAAGCCCTTCTTGTGCGGAGGTACGCATTTCGGCACCTTCTAAGGATGTGATGGAGGATATTGTCAGTCAGTTAATTGATTTGGGGGCGGTTTCTCCTCCCGAGGTGGAATCGGATGCAAATTTGCAAACGGTGATTAAGGAAGGGGTTTCTCCTGATGATTTTTATGTAACCACTATTTATCCTACTCAGGTAAGGGTAAATGGTAATTGGGTTAAGGTGATTAATCAGCGCATGGACGGTGCCATTGTGGTAAGTGAGGAAAATAGTAATATCACTGCTAGTTGCAAGTTATTGCGCGATTTGGAAGTGGGTGAACAGGTGGTAGTAGGTGTGGAGGGTATTCGCACCATTAGGGCACCCCAATCCCGTGAACAACGCAACAAACCCCAAGAGTTTAGCTTTATGAGTGGTGGGGTATCTAGTGAGCGTCGGGTGGAGTTGTTGGTGGAACAAATCGCCTGGGAGATGCGCCATATCCGAGATCAAGGGGGTAAGGTTACGGTGGTGGCTGGTCCTGTGGTTATTCATACTGGGGGCGCTGAACATCTTTCCAAGTTGATTAAGGATGGTTATGTACAATGTTTGTTGGGGGGCAATGCGATCGCCGTTCACGACATGGAACAAGCTATGATGGGAACATCTTTAGGGGTGGACATGGGTAAAGGAATACCCGTCAGTGGCGGACATCGTCATCACCTCAAGGTTATCAATATGGTGCGCCGTGCTGGTAGTATTGCCCAAGCTGTAGAACAGGGTTTGATTACTAAGGGGGTAATGTATCAGTGCGTTAAAAATAATGTGCCTTTCTGTCTTGCAGGTTCCATTCGGGATGATGGTCCATTACCTGATACTGAAATGGATTTAATCAAGGCTCAGACGGAATATTCTCGCTTGGTACAGGGTTCTAATATGATTTTGATGCTCTCGACTATGTTACACTCCATTGGGGTCGGAAATATGACTCCTGCGGGGGTAAAAATGGTCTGTGTGGACATTAATCCTGCGGTGGTAACGAAACTGAGCGATCGAGGTTCGGTGGAATCTGTGGGTATTGTTACCGATGTGGGTTTATTCCTCAGTCTTTTGGTACAACAGTTGGACAAGTTGACGAACCGTTATCAGGTAGCGGAAACTGTTTAA
- a CDS encoding hypothetical protein (KEGG: mse:Msed_1329 hypothetical protein~SPTR: Putative uncharacterized protein), with product MCEKKGANMSLQNQKKSTIQTKIFQLATIATSLMIGASVPLEIANAQIRPVPPRPVNPEQIRPVTPQPEQEITQVTLDTENEAVQNLLLEAVRSGDINQALENWGERAELSDEEIRALRQLDEVDLKILGDKIEEAEGDLAKIDITITIRIRKVTITITLCIGDDC from the coding sequence ATGTGCGAAAAAAAAGGAGCCAATATGTCTTTACAAAATCAAAAAAAATCCACCATTCAAACAAAAATATTTCAACTGGCAACCATTGCCACCAGCCTAATGATAGGCGCTAGTGTACCCCTAGAAATAGCCAATGCACAAATCAGACCAGTTCCCCCCAGACCAGTAAATCCAGAGCAAATTCGCCCCGTCACCCCTCAACCAGAGCAAGAAATAACACAAGTAACACTAGATACAGAAAACGAAGCAGTACAAAATCTGCTCTTAGAAGCTGTGCGCAGTGGAGATATTAACCAAGCCCTCGAAAATTGGGGCGAAAGGGCAGAATTATCCGATGAAGAAATCAGAGCTTTGCGTCAATTAGATGAAGTAGATCTGAAAATTTTAGGGGATAAAATTGAAGAAGCAGAGGGTGATTTAGCCAAAATTGACATTACCATTACTATTCGTATCCGTAAAGTAACCATTACCATTACACTTTGTATCGGTGATGATTGTTAA
- a CDS encoding cobalt ABC transporter, inner membrane subunit CbiQ (PFAM: Cobalt transport protein~TIGRFAM: cobalt ABC transporter, permease protein CbiQ~COGs: COG0619 ABC-type cobalt transport system permease component CbiQ and related transporter~InterPro IPR012809:IPR003339~KEGG: ter:Tery_2781 cobalt ABC transporter, inner membrane subunit CbiQ~PFAM: cobalt transport protein~SPTR: Cobalt ABC transporter, permease protein CbiQ;~TIGRFAM: cobalt ABC transporter, inner membrane subunit CbiQ) — MKLFLDKYAYLNSPIHRWEQKPKFIAFMSLIFAFSFIEKLFLLPIIILITIFFFVISQLPITFLLSRLRYPGFFILGVIIFLPFIVGETIIFNWGFLSLKLEGIFTVITILVRFLSILTISLVLFGSAPFITTLKTFQSLGISPIINDMMLLTYRYLEQMGDRLLTMQRALQLKGFKAHQLNRRNLKIIASLIANLLIRSYEESELVYQAMILRGYGTKKNHHNYDTQPINLKHWLPCYGVILVSLALILLEYLL; from the coding sequence ATGAAATTATTTTTAGATAAATACGCTTATTTAAATTCGCCAATTCATCGATGGGAGCAAAAACCTAAATTTATCGCTTTTATGAGCTTAATTTTTGCTTTTTCTTTCATCGAAAAATTATTTTTATTACCTATTATTATTTTAATTACAATCTTTTTTTTTGTAATCTCTCAATTACCAATTACTTTTTTACTTTCTAGGTTACGTTATCCCGGATTTTTTATCTTGGGGGTGATTATATTTTTGCCTTTTATTGTGGGTGAAACTATTATTTTTAATTGGGGTTTTTTAAGTTTAAAATTAGAAGGTATTTTCACTGTTATAACTATTTTGGTGCGTTTTCTTTCTATTTTGACTATTAGTTTAGTTCTCTTTGGTAGCGCCCCGTTTATTACTACTTTAAAAACTTTTCAATCTTTGGGGATTTCTCCTATTATTAACGATATGATGTTATTAACTTATCGTTATTTGGAGCAGATGGGCGATCGCCTTTTAACCATGCAAAGAGCCCTGCAACTAAAAGGTTTTAAAGCCCATCAATTAAACCGAAGAAATTTAAAGATCATTGCTAGTTTAATCGCTAATTTATTAATTAGAAGTTATGAAGAATCAGAATTAGTTTATCAAGCCATGATCTTAAGGGGTTACGGAACGAAAAAAAACCATCACAATTATGATACTCAACCCATAAATCTTAAACACTGGTTACCCTGTTATGGAGTAATTCTGGTTAGTTTAGCCTTGATTTTGCTCGAATATTTACTTTAA
- a CDS encoding cobalamin (vitamin B12) biosynthesis CbiM protein (PFAM: Cobalt uptake substrate-specific transmembrane region~TIGRFAM: cobalamin biosynthesis protein CbiM~COGs: COG0310 ABC-type Co2+ transport system permease component~InterPro IPR002751~KEGG: syn:sll0383 cobalt transport protein CbiM~PFAM: cobalamin (vitamin B12) biosynthesis CbiM protein~SPTR: CbiM), with protein sequence MHIPDGLLPPTVSISGYAITGGLTWFSLRQINKIPNYQEQIPKASLLTAVFFVSSLIHIPIPPFSIHLVLNGLMGVVLGYFSFIGILIGLLFQAVFFQHGGLSTLGINAIIMGLPALISYYLWNLKKWKIFQSLTAKSFLVFLCGGLGIFLSALLFVSVILSNISPDFDADLERAAILASLTGYGVQSVIEGILTVMIVSFFEKVKPEIINN encoded by the coding sequence CACTGGGGGATTAACATGGTTTTCCCTTCGACAAATTAATAAAATCCCTAACTATCAAGAGCAAATCCCCAAAGCCTCTTTACTTACCGCTGTTTTTTTTGTTTCATCCCTGATTCATATTCCCATTCCTCCCTTTAGCATTCACCTTGTTTTAAATGGTTTAATGGGTGTTGTATTAGGATATTTTTCATTTATTGGTATCTTAATTGGTTTACTTTTTCAAGCTGTATTTTTTCAACATGGGGGGTTATCTACCCTCGGCATAAATGCTATCATTATGGGCTTACCAGCCCTGATTAGTTATTATTTATGGAATCTCAAAAAATGGAAAATTTTTCAGTCTTTGACAGCCAAAAGTTTTCTAGTTTTTCTGTGTGGAGGATTAGGCATTTTTCTCTCCGCTTTATTATTTGTCTCTGTCATCCTTAGTAATATTTCACCCGATTTTGATGCAGACTTAGAAAGAGCCGCCATTTTAGCTTCTTTGACAGGTTATGGTGTCCAGTCAGTGATTGAAGGAATATTGACCGTTATGATTGTTTCTTTCTTTGAAAAGGTTAAACCTGAAATAATTAATAATTAA